TCCAGAGCATGCCCTTGGAGAGAGCCATCACCCGATGCAAGAGGCTTGCCGTCCCCAGCGTTGGTGAAGGTCGTCAATGGCAGGTGATCTGTCTTGGCAAACTGAAGATCGTGCCTCTTGTTGCAGAACGCAATGAGGTCTTGAACCTTTTCCTTAGCCTGAACCTTCGGACTGTGCAGCTCGCCGCGAAAGCCCGTATCGGACAGGACGACTCCAGCGGCACGAGCCTTTCTCATGAGCCTAGCTGCCGCCCGCTCGGAGACCGTGACTGTGGCTCGCGCTTCATCAAAGAGCACTGAGATGTAGGCTTCTGGAGAGATGCTCTCAATGACGCGCCGCAGGTCTTGCAGTTGCTTCTCACTTGTCCAGCCCACTGCGTACGTCTTATGCGGGTTCCATGTTTCCTGAGCGTCACTCCAGGCGCCTGCTAACATGGCCAGACGCACCGCCACAGCGCTGTACCGATTGAGCTCCTCTAGATTCTGCGCGCTTGCAACGGCATAGGCACTCAGTAGGCCCATACAAAACCCGAGTGCAGGCGTCTTGCTGGCGACCAGAGCTGCTTGCGCATCGGAGTTGCCGCCGTTGTTGCAAGCCTGTAGATATTGTTGGTACTCAGCGAGCTGTCCGAGCACGATCAACGGCACAAACACCACGCCCGGCAGTGCGTCGCCTTGCACACCTAGGGCTTTAGATCTATTACTTTTGAGCCATGGGCCCAGGTTCTCTAGCAGCTGTCTTCCCTCGGAACCGATGCTGTCTGTGATCTCAGGGAGCTCTTTCGTCAGGGCATCCCAGTACCTTGGCAATTCTGCCACTGTATTGAGCACCCATTGGCGAGACAACTTGTTCCGTAACGTTGTCCTAATATCACTAACTGCCTTCTCGCTATAGGCAATTTGGGACCCGAATATGAACAGAGATTCGGTTATGTTCGCCATTTTTTGGTCAAGGTTGTTGGAAGGACAACACACTCAGAGTAACGATGTAAGGAAAACCAGATAGATATGTACAAAGCAACGGGCCCTCACATTGAGTTAGGCGTTCGAGATGTGAACCAGGCGTGGAGGCTCTGGAATTGATTTTACTAGTAATTCCACATTACTTGATTATGGATCTGACATACAACATGGCTTATCTGAAACAATCCGGTCCGGAAGGATTGCTCCCTCGAGCCACTGATCTTTTGTGATTTCTGGTCTAGGCCATAAGCCGAGCGTGGTGGCGGCTGTGTTCTGAAGGTGTGCACTGTATAATGTGCGTTAATTTTGCTGATGCGAGCCTCATCATGGAATCCATTGCTACTAGGTTTATTAGTATGTAATTTATAGCAGGCTAGTTTAGGTAGAGCCTTTCAGGTTATGCCAATGTTATAATCTCTTTGTCATTGGCCCACTTCATCAGCTGGAGTAGATATACTAGATCTCACATACCAGCCGAGTCACGCACCACGCCGGCATAGAAATCCCGGCTCGTGCAGTCAGTCGACATGAACTTATCTGCGATAAATCTGCATGGACCGCATTAGCCGGTTCTATAGGTGGATTGCTGGGGGGCCTAAAATCTGACTGTTTCTCACCGGGTCCAATATATTATTCATGCTATTTATCTCGCCCACTGGCTTGCATTAGCTCTTATTGTTGCGGGTCGTTGTGATGTATTGTCATCCTCGGGCAGTCATCTCGTCAATACCCGTACATGACCGTACCGCTAATGATTTAGTGGTAAAACGATACCAGATTCAAACCACATGACAGGTATAGCAAATCAATCCAGTGCCGAGGATGTCTCATATCCTAGCATAAGCATTTGCGACAAGACGGAGGGATGTTTGTGGCCTGATCCTACACGTGACTTTGTAGCCTGACCGCCAGAATTGCCTGGTGCCTGAGGGGATGAACACAGAACGCCAACACACGATTCATTCGCCTTCCCTCTGATGCTGAgcatccatcatcatcatcattatcatcgtcatcatcatctgtccGGGACTTGAAGTCAATGTTCAGCCATGGTGCCGGCGATGTCACGCAAAAACCGAGTGTGGTCGCGGAGAGAAATCGAGGGATTGATAGCAGACGGGCGAAAGATAATCATATTGGGAGATCAGGTGCTGAAGGTCGACACGTGGATCCCATATCACCCAGGCGGGAATAAATCAATCTTGCACATGGTCGGTCGGGATGCGACAGACGAAATAACAGCATTGCACTCAAAGGAAGCTCAGGCACATATGCAGAAATATGTGATAGGCACAATCAATGGACGATGGGAGAACTTTCTGCCGCCGATCCAGGGAGGAATATTCAGACCCCTAGCATCGAAGGGCGTCGACGACGAAACGCTCgatgccgaagaagatatcAGCTCATCTGGGAAATCCACACCACCGTCACCAGTCTTCGATCCGGTAGAGAAAGGAGATGGAGTTCGTCGGAGGCGTGCAGGCACTGAAACGCCTATTTCTCGAGCTTCATCCGTATTCTCATCAGAGCCGGAGTTGGCGCCATTCGGATCTGCGGAAGCATCAATAGCCCACGCGATATCATCAGATCTTTCAAAATATCCTCGTCTTGATCAAAAGTCGCAAGACGAAGTCGTCACAAAGTACCGCCAGCTCGATGCAAAGCTGCAATCCGAAGGACTCTACGATTGCCCATATAGCTCCTACGCTATTGAATTCATCCGATACTCTGTTCTTTGCGTTCTGTTCTTGACATCTCTTCACTATTCCTATTACGCTCTGTCAGGCCTTTTCCTCGGGCTACTTTGGCATCTGCTTGCATTCACTGTTCACGACGCCGGTCACTTGAGCATAACCCATGGATTCCATACGGACAGCTGCATCGGGATCTTCGTCGCAGATTTCCTTGGTGGTCTCTCGGTCGGCTGGTGGAAGCGGAATCACAATGTGCATCACATCGCAACCAACTCGCCCGAGCACGATCCGGACATCCAGCACATGCCGTTTTTCGCAATCTCTTCTCGATTCTTTACTTCCCTGCGCTCGACCTACTACGACCGTGATATGAACCTCGACGCTGCAGCACGATTTTTTATCAAATACCAGCATTACCTCTACTATCCCATACTTTTATTCGGTCGTTTCAACCTGTACCGCCTAGCATGGTCATACCTACTCGATCCGGCGCAAGCGCCCCGGAAAGGGTCGGCATGGTGGCATCGCTACCTGGAAATGGCCGGCCAGGTGTTTTTCTGGTACTGGTATGGCTACCGGACGCTATACCTGTCGATCCCAACGTGGTCATCCCGCATCACGTTTTTGCTCATCTCGCATATGGTCACTGCCCCGTTGCACGTCCAACTCACCCTCAGTCATTTCGCCATGTCGAGCGCCGATGTAGGCGTCCACGAGTCATTTGCACAGAAGATGGTGCGGACGACAATGGACGTCGATTGCCCGTCCTGGTTGGACTTTATCCATGGCGGTCTCAATTTCCAAGTCGTGCACCATTTGTTCCCTCGCCTCCCGAGACATAACTTGCGTCGCGCGCAGCCGTACGTCAAGGAGTTCTGCCAGGACGTCGGAATGCCGTACGTCATTTTTGGTTTCACGCGGGGAAACAAGGAGGTCATTAGCAGACTTGGCGAGGTCGCTGAGCAATTGAGGGTGTTGGAAGAATGCCGAAAGGTTGCTGCGAGGGATTTAGTCGAGGGTCGCCACGGCCATTGATAGGGCTTGATTTCCATTTTTTCTTGTATTATCTTTCGTAGATGTAACTCTGGGTCAATGGTTACATTTCATGGCCAGATATATGTAAATTCCTCAGTCTGATTGGCTGACGAGGTGCCACTCGGATGGTTGTTCCTAaattactagtactagtactactgctagtagtagtctagtagtagtctagtagtagtatatactCGACGTTTCAATCTATTTTGACAATTACTGTTTAGCCCGTATTTAACCTGCGGTCCGCAAGTGTGGGACTCAAATGTGAAGCCTCGGTTCGCTTAGGATTGCTCTCGAGTGAGTACCATAGATCCTAAAAGCCAATTTTTAATTGAAGATGGACTCTACCTAATCGCAGGACGGAATAATTTACATGGCTACACTTTAATTGTGCAGAGCGAAACCGTACCCAGGTAGCGCTAATCAACAAACCTACAATTTGAGAATCCCGCTATCATGGAAACGACATAAGCTCATTATTCAGGCCACGTAGGCAATTACTTCGCAAGAATCATACCCGATTAACCGTCAATACTGCCCCTTTGGCTTTAGACCTAGTTCACTAAGTAATATTGAATATTGCCGATGCGATACAATGGTTACAAGCGAAAAGGGAACAGAAAAGGACCAACAACACCTCGCTTAATGGCGCGGCAACTAGCCGACTCCCAGTGGGAAGATCGGGCAACCAAACAAAATTGTCAGAATAACCACCGGGCACCCAAGTAATAGTCACTAGGATCGATGATTCCGCCGATCCACGCTGTTCTGCGTTGAGTTGCTGATGGCGAGACGGAGGGCCGCGGTCACGTCGGGCTCTTTCAGCACGTAGTCGGCTTGCTCCTCTAGTCCTCCAGGGTTTGAAGTATCACGAGTAggctctcttcatccttcccTATTATCTTTACAGTGGGCATCCTCACACAGTACCAAATCTATAACGCGCGCCACATCGAGAAGTGCTTTACTTTCATTGACTTGACCTACTCCGAGTTTCATAACGCCCCAATCTCTTT
This DNA window, taken from Aspergillus flavus chromosome 5, complete sequence, encodes the following:
- a CDS encoding delta 6-fatty acid desaturase (fatty acid desaturase, putative), whose protein sequence is MVPAMSRKNRVWSRREIEGLIADGRKIIILGDQVLKVDTWIPYHPGGNKSILHMVGRDATDEITALHSKEAQAHMQKYVIGTINGRWENFLPPIQGGIFRPLASKGVDDETLDAEEDISSSGKSTPPSPVFDPVEKGDGVRRRRAGTETPISRASSVFSSEPELAPFGSAEASIAHAISSDLSKYPRLDQKSQDEVVTKYRQLDAKLQSEGLYDCPYSSYAIEFIRYSVLCVLFLTSLHYSYYALSGLFLGLLWHLLAFTVHDAGHLSITHGFHTDSCIGIFVADFLGGLSVGWWKRNHNVHHIATNSPEHDPDIQHMPFFAISSRFFTSLRSTYYDRDMNLDAAARFFIKYQHYLYYPILLFGRFNLYRLAWSYLLDPAQAPRKGSAWWHRYLEMAGQVFFWYWYGYRTLYLSIPTWSSRITFLLISHMVTAPLHVQLTLSHFAMSSADVGVHESFAQKMVRTTMDVDCPSWLDFIHGGLNFQVVHHLFPRLPRHNLRRAQPYVKEFCQDVGMPYVIFGFTRGNKEVISRLGEVAEQLRVLEECRKVAARDLVEGRHGH